Within Deinococcus actinosclerus, the genomic segment TCACCCGAGTCCGGGCCGTGTGGCGTGACGCGCTGGCCCTGCTGTTCGCCCTGAACGACCGGCGCACGCCCGCCGGGGCAAAGCTCATGGCCGCGCTGGCCCTGGCCTACGCGCTGCTGCCGCTGGACCTGCTGCCCGACCTGACGCCCGTCCTGGGCGTGGCGGACGACATCCTGATCGTGCCGACCCTACTGGCCCTGGCGGCCCGCACCCTGCCCGCGCCCGTGCTGGCGCAGGCGCAGACCCGCAGCCTGAGTGTTCAGCGCCGCCTGCCCTGGCTGATTCCCGGCGCCGTCCTGGGCGCCCTGACCCTGCTCAGCCTGCTGGGCTGGGCGGTGTGGCAGGCCGTGAGCGGCTGAGCGCGCCTAACCACCCCTTAACCGCCCCGCTTACACTGAGGTTCATGAGACTGCTGCTCGTGGAGGACGACGCCCGTATCGCGCAGCCCACTGCCGAGGCGCTGCGCGAGGCCGGGTACGCCGTCACCTGGGCGCAGACCGGCCCGGCCGGGCTGGAGGCCGCCGCGCTGGGCGAGTACCCGCTGGTGATCCTAGACGTGATGCTGCCCGGCATGGACGGCTTTCAGGTGGCGCGTGAACTGCGCGAGCAGGGCGTGGAGTCCGCGATCCTGTTCCTGACGGCGCGCGGAGAACTGGCCGACCGTGTGGAGGGCCTGGATCTGGGCGGGGACGCGTATCTGGTCAAGCCGTTCGCCGTGCCGGAGCTGCTGGCCACCCTGCGGGCGCTGGCGCGGCGGGAGCGGGGGACGTCCGCGCCGCGCGTGACCTTTGCCGGGGGGCGCGGCACGCTGGACACCGTGGCGCGCACCGTGACCTGGGACGGCGCGGAGGTGGCCGTCACGGGCCGCGAGTACGCCCTGCTGGAGGTGCTGTCTCAGGCCCCGGAACGCTGGTTCACCCGTGAGGACCTGATCGACCGGGTGTGGGGGCCGGAATTCGACGGCGAGGCGCGGATCGTGGACGTCTACGTGCGGTACGTGCGGCGCAAGCTGGCCCCGGAGGCGATCACGTCCGAGCGGGGGCGCGGCTACCGCGTGGAACGCTGAGCGGCGTGGGGGTGCAGACGTGCGACTGACCCTGCGGGCGCGGCTGGCGCTGTGGGCGGCGCTGGCGACCGGCGTGGCGGTCCTGCTGGTCGCGGCGGGCCTGTACTGGTCGGTGAACGGCTTTCTGCGGCAGGCGCAGGAACAGCGGGTCGGCAGCGTACTCGGGGCGGTGCAGGGCCGGGTGGAGGCCCTGTTGCGCCCCCGCCCGGACGACGACCTGCTGGGCCCGCTGCTGGGGCCGCAGCCGGTGAGCATCTCGCAGTCGGATCTGGAACGCATCGCGGACGACGTGGACCGCCGGGGCGTGGAGTTGCGGGTGATCGCGCCGCAGGGGGGGCGGCTGATCGCGGTGGGCACGCCGAACTTCCCGTCCGGGGTACCCGCTGACCTGACCCCCGGACTGCGGGACAGCGGCACGCACCTGATCCTCGTGCGGCCCCTGCGGCCCCAGGTGGCCCTGCAGGTGGCGGTGGACGCCCGCTCGCTGCGGGAAGCCCGCGAGGCGTTCATCCGGGCGCTGACGGCCCTGGTGCCGCTGGCGCTGCTGCTGTCCCTGCTGGTGGGCTGGGTGGTGGCGGGTCGGCTGCTGCGGCCCGTGCGGGCGCTGGAGGGCGCCGCGCACGCCATCGGCGAGGGTGGGGACCTGCGCCGCCCGCTGCCCGGTGCGGGCGAAGGGGACGAACTGGCGCGGCTGGCGCTGACGTTGCAGCAGAGCTTCGCGCGCCTCGCGGACGCCCGCGACCGTGAGCAGGGCTTCCTGCGGGCCGCCGCGCATGACCTGCGCTCCCCGCTGGCGGCGCTGACCGCGCGGGTTGAGGGGACCCTGGCCCGCGACCGCGACGCCGAGCGCTACCGCGCCGACCTGCGCGAGATCGGCACGGACATCACCCGGCTGTCCACCCTGGCGAACCACCTGCTGCTGCTGGCGCGCGACCCGGCAGCCGTGCAGCGCACCCCGGTGCCACTGCGGGACCTCGCGGCCGACGCGGTGGACCGCGCCCGGGAACTCGACCCGCTGGCCGACGTGGACCTGGACGGCGCGGAGGCCGTCACGGTACCCGGGGACCGGGTGCTGCTGGGACAGGCGATCTGGAACCTCACCACGAACGCCGTGCGGCACGCGCCGGGCGCGACGGTCCTCGTGCAGGTGCGCGCCGAGCCGGGCGGCGCGGCCGTGACCGTGCAGGACGACGGCCCCGGCGTGGACGCCGCCGCCCTGGCCCGCCTGGGCGAGGCGTTCTACCGTCCGGACGCCAGCCGCACGGCGGACGCGTCCGGCGGGGGCGGGCACGGGCTGGGGCTGGCGCTGGCGCGGCACGTGGCGGGGCTGCACGGCGGCACGCTGGACATCGCGAGCGCGCCCGGCGCGGGCTTCCGCGTCACCCTGCATCTGCCGGGGTAGGGCCCGCTCCGGGGGCGTCTGCTACGCTGTGCGGCAATGAACAGTTCAGTGCCGCGCTGGAGTGCCGTCGTGCTGGGCGGCGGGGATCCCGGCGATCCGTTTGCCGCCGCGCACGGCGTGAACGTCAAACCCCTGATCCCCGTGGGGGGCGTGCCCATGGCCCTGCATGTCCTGCGGGCCCTGCGCGGCAGTGACCGGGTGGGCCGCGTGGCGTACGTGGGGCCCACCACCCCCGACCTCGACCCGCTGATCGACATCCGCGTGACTGACCACGGCACCCTGCTCAGCAACCTCGAGGCCGGGGTGGAGGCCCTGCGCGACCTGGGCCTCGCCCCCGGCGATCGGGTGCTGGTCGTCACCGCCGACGTGCCCATGCTGCGCCCGCAGGAGGTGCGGGACGTGCTGGACGCCGCGCCGCTGGACGCCGGACTGGTCTACCCGGTCGTGCGGCGCGAGGTCTGCGAGGCCGCGTATCCCGGCGTGAAACGCACCTACGCCCGCCTGAAGGACGGCACCTTCACCGGCGGAAACCTCTTCCTGCTGGACCCGGCCCTGATCGGGCAGTTCCTGCCCCGCCTGCGCGAGGTTCTGGCGGCCCGCAAGGCCCCCCTGAAACTCGCCGGACTGATCGGCTGGGACGTGCTGCTGCGCCTCCTCACGGGCCGCCTGAGCGTGCCGCGGCTGGAGGAGAAGGTCTCCGGGCTGCTGGGCGTCCAGGCGCGCGCGCTGATCACCCCGCACGCCGCCGTGGGCACCGACGTGGACAAGGACGCCGATCTCACCCTGGCCGAGGCGCAGCTGCGCGGCACCGCAGCCGGTCACTGAACCGCGTTCCAATCCTGACGTAAACGCTCGGTTTTCTCGCGCTGAACGATGAAAATCCTGTCCAGCTTCGCCCTTGCGCCCCCGGGGCCCGGTGTGCATACTGTCCCTCATGCCTCACGTGATCGTTAGCCCCTGCATCGGCGTCAAAGACCAGGCCTGCACGGAAGTCTGCCCGGTAGAATGCATCTACGACGGCGGCGACCAGTTCCTGATCCACCCCGACGAGTGCATCGACTGCGGCGCGTGCGTCCCCGCCTGCCCCGTCAGCGCCATCTTCCCCGAAGAGGACGTCCCCGGCGGCGAGGAGAGCTTCATCGAGAAGAACCGCGCCCACTTCGGCCTCTGAATCCACCCCTGAACGCGCCTCCCCTCCCGGTTATCCGGGGTGCGGGAGGCGCGTTGCCTGCTGCCCCGGGGGCGGGCCTCCCGGTGTCCCTTGCCGCGCCCCGCCCGGCGGGGCTAGCATGGGTCCCGCCGCGCCCCACATGGACGCGTGACCCCCGAGGAGGTGATGACGTGACCCCAGACCCCCATACCCTGGACGGCGAACCGCCCAGTCGACCTCTGACCACGCCCCACCCATCCCCGGAGGTCGCCCCATGCCCCACCATGAAGGCCGCGCATGCTGACGTATTACCGCAGCGTCGGCGGCAAACTGAACACCATTGACGGCTACATCGACGGCTGCTGGATCAACGCCGCCGACCCCAGCCCCGAAGAACTCGCCCGCGTCGCCCGTGAAACCGGCCTGGACTTGGATTACCTGTCGTACCCGCTCGACCCGGACGAACGCTCCCGCTTCGAGCGGGAAGACGGGCAGCTGCTGATCATCATGCAGACCAGCTACCGGCTGGCCGAGGACAGCGACATCCCCTACGACACCGTCCCGCTGGGCATCCTGCACACCGACCACTGCCTCGTGACCGTGTGCGCCCTGCCGGAGAACCCGGTCATCAAGGACGTGCTGGGCGGCCTGGTGCGCCGCGTGAGCACCGTCAAGAAGAACCGCCTGACGCTGCAGCTGTTCCTGCGCAACGCCCAGCGGTTCCTGATCGACGTGCGGCAGATCAACAAGCGCGTGGACGCCATTGAGGACAAGCTGGAGAACAGCCAGCAGAACCGCGAGCTGCTGAACCTCCTGAAGCTCGAGAAGAGCCTCGTGTACTTCCTGACCGGTCTGAAGGCGAACGAGGCCATGATGGAACGCGTCAAACGCGACCGCATCTTCGAGATGTACGAGGAGGACAGCGACCTGCTCGACGACGTCCTGATCGAGAACCTCCAGGCCATCGAGATGGCGTCCATCGCCAGCAACATTCTGACCAGCATGGCCGGCGCCTTCGCCAGCGTGATCAGCAACAACGTCAATCAGGTCGTGAAGGTCCTGACCGTGACGACCATCCTCGTGGCCATCCCGACCCTGGTGACCAGCGTGTTCGGCATGAACGTCCCCATTCCCTTCCACGACAGCCCGGAAGGCATCTGGATCGTGCTGGGCCTCGCTGTAGCCCTCGCTGTAGCGGTGGCTGGCATCTTCTACCGCCTGCGCGTCCTGTAGGAGGTTGATGGTGAACAGGTGATGGTTGATAGAGGGTCACCCCATCTATCAACCATCACCTTTCACCCCGCTACTCCTTGCTGACGATCAGGAGCGCGCCGAACAGCGCGAGGTTCTTCAGGAACTGCGTCTGCTGCTGCTGCCGCTCCTTGCCCTGCTTGTCCCAGAAGGGATGACCGATCACGGTGGTGGGAATGAGGCTGGCGGCCAGGGCCACGCTGGCCGGGCGGGACAGCAGGCCCGCCGCCATCAGCGCGCCCGCGCCGACCATCACGCCGCTGTTGACCTTCACGGCCAGTTCGGGTTCCGGTACCTCCGCGCCGCGCGCCGCGCGCACGATGGGTTCGGGGTTCTGCAGGTGATCCAGGCCGCTCTTGATGAAGATGCTCGCGAGCAGCGCCCGCCCGATGAATCTCGTCACACTCATGCCTTGCCCTCCTTGAACTGTCCCGGAGTCTAGCGCAGGCACGCCCCGCCCTCGTGCGCCCCCACGCTTGGGCAACCCTTCAGTGAAGTGGAGCGGGGTTGATACGGACTCCGGTTGAATGGCTGACAAAGCCGCTGGGTCCGAGCGGACTCGCAGAGCTGCGCAGCAGAGCGAGAAGGAGAGAAACGGGTGCCGGACGTGAAGTTGACGGATCGGTGGTGTTCCGATCTGTCAATGAAACAAACGCAATCCGTATTACATGCCCTGGATGACGGACAGCTGCCGGGTCAGGTCGGCCATGATGTCCTGCACGGCGCGCGTGCCGGTGGCGAGCATGCCCACGTACTCGTCGTGCGTCAGCACGCCCTCCTCCGCGCCGCCCTGCACCTCGACGATCAGGCCGTCACTCGTGGCGACCACGTTCAGGTCCGCGCGGGCCACCTTGTCCTCGGCGTAATCGAGGTCCACGCGGATCTCCGAGCCGACCAGCCCCACGCTGACCGCCCCGATGTTGCGCGAGATGGGCCAGTCGGTCAGGCGGCCCTTCTGGATCAGGCGGTCACAGAAGTCATGCAGCGCCGCGTGCCCGGCCAGGATGCTCGCCACGCGCGTCCCGCCGTCCGCGACCAGCACGTCGCAGTCCACGTACAGCGTCTGGTTGCGGAAGTAACGCAGGTCCATCCCGGCGCGCAGCGCGCGGCCCAGCAGCCGCTGGATCTCGTGACGGCGGCCGTTCTGCAGGTTCCGTTCGCGGGCCTGCCGGTCGTTGGTCGCGCGGGGCAGCATGGAGTACTCGGCGGTCAGCCAGCCTTCCTTGCTGCCGCGCATGTGCGGCGCGGCCTTCTCTTCCAGGGTCACGGTCGCGAGGATCTCGGTGCGGCCCATGATCAGGTGCGCGCTGCCGGGCGCGTGCGGGTTCACGCCCCGCTTGACGGTGACGGGACGGGGCGTGAGGAGGTCGCGGCCTTCGCGGATGGGCTGGGTCATGTCTGTATGCGCTCGATTCTGGGCGGAGCCCGGTGAATTTCCCCCTCATTCTGCACGTTCGCGGCCCCCAGCGCACGGGACAGGAGGTCCGTGACGACCGGCGCGGCCCGCGCGGGGTCGCCCGTCACGAGGAACGCCTCGGTCCCGCCCGAAGTCCGCGCGCTCAGCAGGTCGCGCTCCTCCAGCACCCGCCGCGTGTGCCGCGCGACCGCCGCGCCGCTGTCCAGCAGCGTGAACGTGTCCCCGAATTCCGCGCGGATGCTGCCCGCCAGGAACGGGTAGTGCGTGCAGCCCAGCACGAGCTGATCCCCCCCGGCCTGCGCGACCGGCGCCAGGATCTCGCGCAGCACCTCGCGCGCCCGCGCGGAGTCCGCCTGCCCGGCCTCCACCAGCGGGACCAGTTCGGTACTCACGGCCTTCAGGACCTGCACGCCCGCCGGGTCCGCGAACTCGCGGATCACGTCCGCCAGCAGCGTCCCGCGCATCGTGCCCGGCGTCGCCAGCACCCCCACCACGCCCGACCGGGTCGCCAGGACCGCCGGTTTCACCGCCGGGACCAGCCCGATCACCGGCATGTCGAAGCGTGAGCGCAGGTCGCCCAGGCTGAACGCCGACGCGGTGTTGCACGCCACCACCACGCCCTTCACACCCCGCGCGTGCAGTGCCGACACCGCCCGCGCCGTCAGCTCGCGGATTTCCTGGTCCGGCCGCGCGCCGTACGGCACGTGCGCCGTATCGGCCAGGTACAGCAGGTCCTCGCCCGGCAGCGCCCGCCGCAGGTCTCCCAGGACACTCAGGCCGCCCACGCCACTGTCGAACACGCCAAGCGGTGCGTCACTCATCGCGCTGATGATACGGGACGCTCAGTCTCCGGCCAGAGCCTCGCGCAGCGTGTCGCCCAGCGCGCGGATGCCCCACGTGATCTGCTCGGGCGTGGCGTTGCTGTAACTGAGGCGCATGGTGTTTTCGCCGCCGCCCAGGGCAAAAAAGGGACTGCCGGGCACGTACGCGACCTTGCGCTGCACGGCGCGGGGCAGCAGCGCCTGGGTGTCCACCCCCTGCGGGAGGGTCAGCCACAGGAACATGCCGCCTTCGGGCGTGGTGGTCTGCACGCCGGCCGGGAAGTCCGCGTGGATGCGCTCCAGCATCAGGCGGGCGCGCTCGCCGTACGCCTGCCGCACCCGTTCGATCTGGCGGGGCAGCACGCTGTCCACGAGTTCGGCGATGATCATCTGGTTGAAGGTCGGGGTGTGCAGGTCCGCGCCCTGCTTGGCCTGGATCAGTTTATTGATGATCGGCGCGGCGGCCTGCACCCACGCGTCGCGCAGGCCCGGCACCAGCGTCTTGGAAAACGAACTGGAATAGATGACGTGGTTGCGGTCCGCGTCGCCGTGCAGGTCCAGGCCCAGGCTGTACAGGCTGGGCGCGGCCTCACCAGTGAAGCGCAGCTGCCCGTACGGGTCGTCCTCGATGAGCAGGACGCCGTGCTGCGCGGTGAGTTCCACGAGGCGGCGGCGGCGCTCGGCGCTCAGGGTACGCCCGGTGGGGTTCTGGAAGTTCGGCACGGCGTACAGCAGCTTCGCGCGCGTGGTCTTCAGGACCTCCTCCAGGGCGTCCACGTCGATGCCGCCGTCGTCGGTGGGCACCTGCACGTAGCGGGGCAGGTACGGCTGGAAGGATTGCAGCGCGCCCAGGTAGGTGGGCGCTTCCACGAGCACCACGTCCCCCTCGTCGATGAGGACCTTGCCGAGCAGGTCCAGGCCCTGCTGGCTGCCGGTCACGATCTGCACGTTCCGCGCCGGGATGCCCGCCTGCGCGCCGATCCACTCGCGCAGCGGCGGGTGCCCCTCGGTCGTCGAGTACTGCAGCGCCGCCGGGCCGTACACGTCCAGCACGCGCTGGCTCGCGGCGCGCACCTCGTCCAGCGGGAACAGTTCCGGCGCGGGCAGCCCCCCGGCGAAACTGATCACGTCCGGCTGCTGCGTGACCTTCAGGATCTCGCGGATGGCGCTGGCCGTCATGCTCTGCGCGCGGCGCGACAGCGTGCCGTCCAGATCGAAGGCCAGCGGGGCAGGGGAGGGGGTGGTCATGCCCGCATGGTAGTCCCCTGTCTACCCCGCGCGGCCCAGTCATGTGGACGGCCCCCGAGTGTGAGCGGGGTCACTCCGGGTAGAGTGGGGGACGCTCAAGGAGGTATTCACATGCTCGTCACCGGTAACGACATCCTGATTCCCGCCCGCGCCGGCCACTACGGCGTCGGCTCGTTCAACACCAACAACATGGAGATCACCCAGGCGATCATCCACACCGCCGAGCGGCTGCGCAGCCCCGTCATGGTGCAGATGAGCGAGGGGGCCATCAAGTACGGCGGCCAGGACCTCGCCAACATCGTCATCGACCTCGCCACGCGGGCCACCGTGCCCGTCGCGCTGCACCTCGACCACGGCAGCTCCTACGAGAGCGCGCTGAAGGCCATCAAGATGGGCTTCACCAGCGTCATGATCGACGCCTCCCACCACGGCTTCGAGGACAACGTCAAGGAAACGCGCCGCGTCGTGGAAGCCGCGCACGCCATGGGCATCAGCGTGGAAAGCGAACTCGGGCGTCTGGGCGGCATCGAGGAGCACATCGTCGTGGACGAGAAGGACGCCTTCCTGACCGACCCCGAGGAAGCCGTGCAGTTCATCGAGCAGACCGGCACCGACTACCTCGCCATCGCCATCGGCACCAGCCACGGCGCGTTCAAGGGCAAGGGCCGCCCCTACATCGACCACGCGCGCATCGAGAAGATCGCCAGCCTCACCAGCATCCCCCTGGTCGCGCACGGCTCCAGCGGCGTGCCGCAGGAGATCGTCGAGCGCTTCCGCAAGGCCGGCGGTGAGATCGGTGACGCCGCCGGGATCGCCGACGAGGACCTCCAGCGCGCCACCGGCTTCGGGATCGCCAAGGTGAACGTGGACACCGACCTGCGTCTGGCCAGCACCGTCGGCATCCGCGAGGCCCTGGCCGCCAACCCCAAGGAATTCGACCCCCGCAAGATCTTCGGCCCGGCCCGCGACGTCATGAGCCAGGTCATCGAGCACAAGATGCGCGTGCTCGGCAGCGTCGGCAAGGCCTGATCCTCACCGCTCGCCTGCGGGCCCAGGGCTGCCTGCGGGGCCCTGCGGGCAGCTGACCGGGACCTGACGCGGCCTTTACGTGCAGCCGCTGTCACAACGGGAAACTCTCACCCTGCCGCTCTATTCTCACAGGGAATGAAGGCGGCAGGGTTCACACCATTGATTGCGGCCACCCTGGGCGCCCTGAGCGTCGCGGCCGTCGCGGCGACCACCCCGCCCCCGGCGCTGCCCGCCGGCTGGCAGGCCCGCATCGCGTCGCTGCTGCCGCTGGCCGGTCAGAGTGCCACTCTGCTCGAGCGGCGCCCCAGCATCTCCACACTGGAACTGGAGTGGCAGGTCGCCAGTGCCGGCGGTGACCCGGACGTGCTGCGGCAGATCACCCTGAGCGCGGCCCGGGGCATCGCGCCCACGTACGACAAGCGCCTGAACATCTCGCAGGAGGACTTCAAGCGTTACATCGTCTTCCAGAACACCCTGGCCTCGACCGGGAAGACCTTCCGGCTGAACGTCACGCGTGACGCGAGCCGGGTGACCTTCGGGGACGGCGCCTACATGAACGGCGTGCTCAAGGGCGTCAGCATCGATCTGAAGACCGGTGAGATGCGCGGCCCGGAGGGCTTCACGGCCCGCCCCGTCGCGGTGCCCGCCAACGACGACCCGGACCGGGGCCTGCTGGTCCGCAGCGGTTTCCAGTGGCGCATGATCGGCAACAACGCGCAGATCGGCAACGGCGTGCGCGGCACGCTGAACCTGTTGCAGCTGGCCAGCGGGCGCGTGGTGCTCAGCTACACCCGCAAGAGCATGATCGACCGCAAGGTCGACGACTTCGAGCGGGAACTGATCGTCGAGTACAGCCGCTGACCGTGGCGTCCGGAGGGGTGCCGGCCGCCGGCACACGCGGGAGCACCGCTGGCACACCCGTGACCGGCGCGTGAGAGGGCCTGATGCCCGCCTGATCAGACGTCAAGGTCTCCTCACGTTCCGTTCAGGGCCCGTCACGCGCCACCCCCTACGCTGGGCCTCATGATGAAACGGAATCTCCTGATGCTCGGCGCGGCCCTGACCCTGGGCGGCCTGAGCGAGGCCAGTGCCGGGCGCCTCTCCCCGACGCTGCTGCAACGCGCCCAGAAAGGTGATCAGTCCCAGGTGGGGGTCATCGTCCGCTTCCAGCTGCCCAACGACGCCCAGGGACGCGCGCAGCTCAAGAACCTGCGCGGCCAGCTCAACAGCCGCCTGAACGTCCTCGGGTCCAGCGCCGGCTTCATCCGGCAGGCCCTGAACTCCGGCAAGGTCACGCAGCTGTGGCTCGACCAGAGCATCTACCTGCCCATGACCCCCGTGCAGGCGCGCGCGCTGGCGGCGCTGCCCTTCGTGTCGGAGGTGTTTGAGAACTTCAAGGTGCAGATTCCCAAACCGCAGAAGGCCGTGGCGCTCAGCGCCGCCGCCGCCGCCCCCGGCGAGGCGTGGCACCTGGCGAAGATCGGCGCGCCGCAGGCCTGGGCCGCAGGCTTCAAGGGGCAGGGCATCAAGATCGGGCACCTGGACAGCGGCATCGACGCCAGCCACCCGCAGCTGAACGGCAAGGTGGCCGCGTTCGCGGAATTCAACGCGGACGGTGACCGCGTGTCGGGCGCGCAGCCCCACGACACCACCAACCACGGCACCCACACTGCCGGCCTGCTGGTCGGCGACACCGTGGGCGTGGCCCCCAGCGCCAAGGTCATCAGCGCGCTGGTGCTGCCCAACAACGAGGGCACCTTCGCGCAGGTCATCGCCGGGATGCAGTACGTGCTCGACCCGGACAACAACGCGGACACCGACGACGGCGCGGACGTCGTGAACATGAGCCTGGGCATTCCCGGCACGTTCGACGAGTTCATCGTGCCTGTGCAGAACATGCTCAAGGCCGGTGTGGTGCCGGTGTTCGCCATCGGCAACTTCGGTCCGGCATCCGCCAGCACGGGCAGTCCCGGTAACCTGCCCGACGCGATCGGCGTCGGTGCCGTGGGGCAGGACGGTCAGGTGGCCAGCTTCAGCAGCCGTGGCCCGGTGAACTGGAACAGCACCATCAAGGGCGTGTTCACCAAGCCGGATATCGCCGCGCCCGGCGTGGAGATCACCAGTTCGTTCCCGAACGGGCAGTACGGCGCGCTGAGCGGGTCCTCGCAGGCCAGTCCCATCGCGGCGGGCGCCGTGGCCCTGCTGCTGTCGGCGAAACCCGGCACCAGCGTGGACGGCATCAAGAATGCGCTGTACACCAGCGCCAGCAACGCGGGCAGCAAGAACAACAACGTGGGCTTCGGTCTGATCAGCGTGCCCGGCGCGCTGGGCAAGCTGGGCGTGAATGCCGGCGGCTCCACGCCCACCCCGACGCCGACCCCCACTCCTACGCCGACGCCTACCCCGACCCCCACGCCTACGCCGACTCCCACGCCCACCCCGACGCCTGACCCGGCCCCCACAGGCCCCAGTGGCTACACGCTGTGCGCGCTGGAAGGCAGCAAGTGCAACTTCAGCGGCCAGAAGGACGCGGCGTTTGGTACCGCCGGGAAGTACCTCACGGGCGTCGGGACGGACGGCTTCAACTGCACCGTGTCCGAGTGGGGCCGTGACCCCGCCCCGGGCCTGCGCAAGGGCTGCTTCATCAAGGACCGCCCCGGCAGCACCCCGACGCCCACGCCGACCCCGACCCCCACGCCCGCGCCCAGCACCGGCAAGAAACCCACCGTCATGCTCGTGGACGACGATATGGGCCAGGGCGCCGACGTGACGGCCGCGCTGCGCGACGCCATCAAGGCGAACGCCGCCAGCGGCGGGGCGTTCGTGTGGAACACCCAGACCCAGGGGCAGGTGCCGCTGAGCGAACTCAAGCGCGCGGACATCGTGGTGTGGGCGACCGGTGAGCAGTACCAGAACACCATCACGGCCGCCGATCAGAACACCCTGCAGCAGTACGTGGCGGGCGGCGGGAACCTGCTGATCACCGGGCAGGACATCGGCTACGACATCGGCACCAGCGCCTTCTACACCGGCACCCTGAAGACCCGCTTCGTGGCGGACAGCAGCGGGCAGACGAAATTCGTGACGCGCGGCGCGTTCGGCAGCACCGCCTTCACCCTGAACGCCCAGGGCAGCGCCGGCAACCAGTACTACCCCGACGTGATCGCCGACCAGGGCGGCAGCAGTGTGGTCGCCTCGTGGGGCACGGCGGACGCCACGGCCGGCACCATCACCGCGCAGAGCATCCGCGTCGACCCGAACAAGACCCGCGCCGCGCAGAAGGTCAAGGATCCGCGCGGACTGGTCGAGCAGCTCGCCGCGAACGTCCTGAACACGGTCCTGGGGCAGATCCTGGGCGGCAACACCCAGTCCGCGCAGAACCGCCCTCGGGTGAGCGCCCAGTCGGCCGGTGAGAACGCCGGGGCGATCGTCGCCAACGACGCCGGGAAGTACCGCACCGTCACCATGGGCTTCGGCATGGAAGGCCTGACGCCCAACAGCCGCAACCTCCTGATGAAGACCGCCTTCGACTGGCTGATGAAGTAACCGCACCCCTTTCGGGCCGCCTGAGCACCTGCGTGGGCGGCCCTGTTCGTTGCCTCAAGATTCTCTCCGCCCGGCTTGGGCAAGCTCCCACGCAGCCCGGACGGGCGGGGGGTACGGTCAGGGCATGACCACCCTGCGCGACATCATGACCACCGACCTGACCACCACCGATCCCCGCGCCACCCTGAAGGAGGTCGCCACCTTGATGCGCGAGCAGGACATCGGCAACGTGCTCATCATGGACGGCGACCAGCTCAGCGGCATCATCACCGACCGGGACATCGTGATCCGCGCCGTGGCGTACGGGCACGACCTGGGCAGCGCCGCGACCGACTACGCCACCGGCAGCGTGTTCACGATGAACGCGGACACCAGCGTGCAGGACGCCGCGAAGGCCATGGCGGACCGCCAGCTGCGCCGCC encodes:
- a CDS encoding DUF1232 domain-containing protein; the protein is MITRVRAVWRDALALLFALNDRRTPAGAKLMAALALAYALLPLDLLPDLTPVLGVADDILIVPTLLALAARTLPAPVLAQAQTRSLSVQRRLPWLIPGAVLGALTLLSLLGWAVWQAVSG
- a CDS encoding response regulator transcription factor; the encoded protein is MRLLLVEDDARIAQPTAEALREAGYAVTWAQTGPAGLEAAALGEYPLVILDVMLPGMDGFQVARELREQGVESAILFLTARGELADRVEGLDLGGDAYLVKPFAVPELLATLRALARRERGTSAPRVTFAGGRGTLDTVARTVTWDGAEVAVTGREYALLEVLSQAPERWFTREDLIDRVWGPEFDGEARIVDVYVRYVRRKLAPEAITSERGRGYRVER
- a CDS encoding sensor histidine kinase; translation: MRLTLRARLALWAALATGVAVLLVAAGLYWSVNGFLRQAQEQRVGSVLGAVQGRVEALLRPRPDDDLLGPLLGPQPVSISQSDLERIADDVDRRGVELRVIAPQGGRLIAVGTPNFPSGVPADLTPGLRDSGTHLILVRPLRPQVALQVAVDARSLREAREAFIRALTALVPLALLLSLLVGWVVAGRLLRPVRALEGAAHAIGEGGDLRRPLPGAGEGDELARLALTLQQSFARLADARDREQGFLRAAAHDLRSPLAALTARVEGTLARDRDAERYRADLREIGTDITRLSTLANHLLLLARDPAAVQRTPVPLRDLAADAVDRARELDPLADVDLDGAEAVTVPGDRVLLGQAIWNLTTNAVRHAPGATVLVQVRAEPGGAAVTVQDDGPGVDAAALARLGEAFYRPDASRTADASGGGGHGLGLALARHVAGLHGGTLDIASAPGAGFRVTLHLPG
- a CDS encoding NTP transferase domain-containing protein; protein product: MNSSVPRWSAVVLGGGDPGDPFAAAHGVNVKPLIPVGGVPMALHVLRALRGSDRVGRVAYVGPTTPDLDPLIDIRVTDHGTLLSNLEAGVEALRDLGLAPGDRVLVVTADVPMLRPQEVRDVLDAAPLDAGLVYPVVRREVCEAAYPGVKRTYARLKDGTFTGGNLFLLDPALIGQFLPRLREVLAARKAPLKLAGLIGWDVLLRLLTGRLSVPRLEEKVSGLLGVQARALITPHAAVGTDVDKDADLTLAEAQLRGTAAGH
- a CDS encoding ferredoxin; translated protein: MPHVIVSPCIGVKDQACTEVCPVECIYDGGDQFLIHPDECIDCGACVPACPVSAIFPEEDVPGGEESFIEKNRAHFGL
- a CDS encoding magnesium transporter CorA family protein translates to MLTYYRSVGGKLNTIDGYIDGCWINAADPSPEELARVARETGLDLDYLSYPLDPDERSRFEREDGQLLIIMQTSYRLAEDSDIPYDTVPLGILHTDHCLVTVCALPENPVIKDVLGGLVRRVSTVKKNRLTLQLFLRNAQRFLIDVRQINKRVDAIEDKLENSQQNRELLNLLKLEKSLVYFLTGLKANEAMMERVKRDRIFEMYEEDSDLLDDVLIENLQAIEMASIASNILTSMAGAFASVISNNVNQVVKVLTVTTILVAIPTLVTSVFGMNVPIPFHDSPEGIWIVLGLAVALAVAVAGIFYRLRVL
- a CDS encoding DoxX family protein, with the protein product MSVTRFIGRALLASIFIKSGLDHLQNPEPIVRAARGAEVPEPELAVKVNSGVMVGAGALMAAGLLSRPASVALAASLIPTTVIGHPFWDKQGKERQQQQTQFLKNLALFGALLIVSKE
- the rph gene encoding ribonuclease PH yields the protein MTQPIREGRDLLTPRPVTVKRGVNPHAPGSAHLIMGRTEILATVTLEEKAAPHMRGSKEGWLTAEYSMLPRATNDRQARERNLQNGRRHEIQRLLGRALRAGMDLRYFRNQTLYVDCDVLVADGGTRVASILAGHAALHDFCDRLIQKGRLTDWPISRNIGAVSVGLVGSEIRVDLDYAEDKVARADLNVVATSDGLIVEVQGGAEEGVLTHDEYVGMLATGTRAVQDIMADLTRQLSVIQGM
- the murI gene encoding glutamate racemase, with the translated sequence MSDAPLGVFDSGVGGLSVLGDLRRALPGEDLLYLADTAHVPYGARPDQEIRELTARAVSALHARGVKGVVVACNTASAFSLGDLRSRFDMPVIGLVPAVKPAVLATRSGVVGVLATPGTMRGTLLADVIREFADPAGVQVLKAVSTELVPLVEAGQADSARAREVLREILAPVAQAGGDQLVLGCTHYPFLAGSIRAEFGDTFTLLDSGAAVARHTRRVLEERDLLSARTSGGTEAFLVTGDPARAAPVVTDLLSRALGAANVQNEGEIHRAPPRIERIQT